The Syngnathus scovelli strain Florida chromosome 21, RoL_Ssco_1.2, whole genome shotgun sequence DNA segment AATGCGTCTCATACCTGAAGTCGCGCGACGGTGAGACAGTAAGTTGCCATTTTGTTCACTGACAAAGATGTGGCCATTCTTACTGACGTCACATATTTTATACGGCAAGGGTTGCTAGTCCTTGAAGAACAAAAATACACTGCTATAGGTTCATTCACGCTTGCTTGAAAATATATCGTTATCATAACATAATTTGCAATTTATTTATGCATTAATTTTAGTAGAGCAGTTTACATGCTTTTAAATAATTATCTGGCAGAAATAAAATGTGGTGATGGTTTTTATGTAGCTGAAAGGATAAACGCGTTTGTACTTGGGGTTTTCTGTggctacattttatttttataaagacATAAAAAATATCCTTTTATTTTTAGAGACAGTAATAAATACACGAAAATGTGGGTAAAAAGTGCAAGCTTCACATCTCGCTCAAGTAGCTGcgattcttatttttttctgcAATTCTTATTTTAGACATATGGTGGCAGTAATGTAAAATCCGGGTAATGTGTTTTATGAGTTCAAAGGTGAAAGTTGACCCTACGACCGTACTACGTTAGCCAACAATGGCAAAGCATCATCCAGATTTAATCTTCTGCAGAAAACAAGCTGGTGTTGgtatgttttatatattgttacGCCTTATACagcatctttttattttatttttccccttAACTGGCCTTTCTTGGGCAAATTTTAAGAAGGCTAATGCTATTTGCTAACAGCTGCAGCATGGACTTCATTGAAACTTAGCGTCTGGTTTAGCGTGATGAAGTCAATGTCTGTAAAATGAACATTATAGTATTATTGAATGCACTTTTGCGTATAAAACATGTATACgactaaattaaataaaatgtacaGTTGACTAAATGTTTTTAATGTTATATTTCAGCAATCGGAAGGCTTTGCGAAAAATGTGagtattttcccctttattctTTGTATCTAactatcagttaaatatatttgTGTCTAACATGCTGTTGCACACATTAATTATTCGACATAATTACATTACTAATTACAATTGCTTTCtcaaatagtaatacagtacctatatttttttatactccTCTTAAACGACAGAGAATTATGCCTAACCAATGCATATCTGTACCTTTTCACTCTCAAGGTGATGGCAAGTGTGTCATTTGTGATTCGTATGTGAGGCCGTGCACCCTGGTCCGAATCTGCGACGAGTGCAACTACGGCTCCTACCAGGGACGATGCGTCATCTGTGGAGGGCCGGGAGTGTCGGACGCCTACTACTGTAAAGAGTGTACCATCCAGGAGAAAGATGTTAGTTGTCATACATTTCATTTAATCTCTAAGCGACTGGAAAGCGCCACATCCACTGATACTCTGTTGTTCTCTTTTTTCACAGCGAGATGGCTGCCCTAAGATTGTGAATTTAGGAAGCTCAAAAACAGATCTGTTCTATGAGAGGAAGAAGTATGGCTTCAAGAAGAGGTGAAGACACCAGTCTTCATTTTTAGTCGGTCAAATAGTAGTTCTGCCAAATTCTCTTTTATGTTTTTGGCACACACAAAAGAAATGTGACCTTAATTTGTTACATAATTTcaataaaagattttttttattcctgccTTTATTTGGGTTTGAAAGTTTTAACACTTTGCAAATTGCACACCCTAACAAGTATGTTAAAATCTTGTAGGCCATTGGTGGCTTGCAGAATATCACGGAAGGACAATAAATCAAAATTCTCTCAACAAGGATTTATTTATACACAATGTATATACATAGATGTAACTACACCACTGAAAATGTCAAGATAGTACTTTACAAAGACGTAACTGTAAAGGCAATGCAACCTGAACCGTAGCAGAAAGCATGAAAACTACAAACAGGTCAGGAAGCCCTGTTGTTCGTGTTAACCTGATATTTCACTTATAGTTGATGCTTGAGATCTTGTGAAACTGCACTTGATTATGAATAAGGCTGGAAGTGTTTTGATATATTGAGGTATGTTTTAAGTCCacaaaattattatatattaacaTGTTCCTTGCTAACAAATAATGCCGATGTGGAAGCGGCAGAGAACTTGAACATGAATTAAGAACACTGGAAATGCTTACATAACATTCCTGTACCTAAAGGAAGCACAACAGTTATGgactaaaacaattttttttaacaactaatAGTTTCAACTTTAACATTTGTGTAGTTttgaaatgatgaaaaaaaaggtcaaataaCAAACGTACAAACTATACAAGTTCCGTTTCCTCCAAGATGATCTCCAAGTATCGTTATTTGAacgataatttttttttctacacatgCAAAACAAGATGCAAAAATGTTGAGCATGGTGTACAAGTACTATTATATGGCAAAAACTATTTACATGACGTGAAATGGAGTGTCACACATCCCATCcagacacaccacacacacttaAAACCAGGACAATGTATTTCCCTGAATAAATCTCAATATTTTTCACCAGTTTACATTTCtatccaaagaaaaaaaaaaaacattttgtttaacATGAAAAGAAATGGAAGCAACCTGGAATAATTACCATGCTACAAAACGACCAATAAATTGAGGTTAAACTATTGCTAAACTAAGTCTTACCTAATGTAATTGATCTAAAAATAAGagataaagataaaaaaaacatttctcttATATGATAAAAGTACAGAACATGAGAAGCACATGCCTCAAAAATGTTGAATCTTCTGatcctcttcttccttctcatcagatttaatctctttttgtcggTACTAAAACCTCACCATTCGCTTTATTTattcaaacttgagtcaaatAATTCAAGCGTAGTCTATACATCTTCTGGCAGCGCACTTGAAAGAGAAGATAAGAAAGGAGTAAGATGcatcattttgtgtttatgtcatgaCTTGGAACAGTTTACGAGGCAACAAATGCCACCCACGCTTTTTTACTCTCCTTCCTGGGCATTTCTTTCCTTTTTAATAAACATGgccaacaaagactccaagctgtTGCAGCCTTGTGTCATTCACAATAGTGTAATGTTTTCCCAGTTCCTTACAATTTTCCAAATTTGACCTCGTACTTCCCCACGACGTTCTTGTAGCGGCCACACTCCTTGCGCAGGTCGGCCACTTCAGTCCTCAGCGCAGAGTTCTCGCGCTCCAGGAACGCCGCTCGCACGGTGATCTGGTTCTCTTTTAGCCTGCGGGCGTCACGTGAGCGCTTGGCAGCCACGTTGTTCTTCTTTCGCCTGTGCCAGTACTTCTCGTCCTGGAAGAACATGCTGTATTCAGTAATTTGGCTGCACGTGGCGGCATGACCTCATgtagttgaagacttaaaatttACCAGATAAAATCATGATAATGTGTCATGTGATCATGTGTCAGCAATAAAATGCAATtctgtcttttatttttttattttcttctctaaCCTGTCATCTCAAAAAATAGCACAAATAGACAACATttaacattaatgacttatttatGCTTTCAAATTCCAATTGGGCAGACTCATTCTTTCCAGCTATTAACAATTTCCTTTTCAGCAGCATTCTTGGGGAAAACATTTCATTCCTGTCAACATAGTGGCTAAATTTATGTCAACAAAGAGTCACTCACTGACTGGAAAGAACTGTCGAGTCACTGTGACACATGAAAATGGATTATCTACGTATGGAACGACTCTCTGCAATTCACATCAATGTGGCAATAGGCattgcaaataataataataatcggtCAATAAACAgtaattggggggaaaaaaaaagacactttgaAAAGGAACATTTGTTGTGCTTTTGTACATTACATACCTTTTGCTCGTCAGGGACAAACACTTTCTTGGCTTTCTTAATCATGGGCTGAGGCTTGAGATCTTCATCGGCGAACTTGTGCTTGCGAGGGTCGAACAGTTCGCCCCCCGGTACGCTCGATAGGACCAGGTCGGTGGGGTCCGGCTCGTAGTTGACGTCAACCTGGATGTCGTCGGGATCTACGGCGTCTGGAGTGGCAGGATCTGTTGTTACTTCTGTGGAGAAAAGATCAGGAAGATGTAACAATAGCTTTAATGTTTACAACTGTTTATTACTGGAGGTTTCTCACTCACCTGATGTAACATCACATGTGATGTCAGTCTCGCTGTTTGTGATGATCAGTATCTCTTCATCACCCTTGACCAGCTCGTTGACAGGTGTCAGGGACGCAGGGTCGGTCGGCTTCGACTTCACCTGCTCCGTCTTGACTGTGACCTCTTCTTCGGGTGAGGTGGCGATGCCGTTCTCCATGAGGAACTCCTCCAGGTCCATGTATTCCAAGTGGAAGTTCTCACCATCATAGGGAATGGTCTTGTCCCAGATGGCTGGAGTGAGGGCGGCTGATGGCCCCATCTCGCTGCCTCCTCCGCTAAGGTCGGCATCATTGTCCAATCCCAACTTCTCCTTGTCTGTTTCTAATACATTGAAAATTAAGACAGTAAGACTCCATATTAGATATTGTAAATATTTATCGAAAGCACATTTGTGGTTAAAATGTACACCTTTGCATATACTTTTGGAGAATCTATCAGATATATTAAATCTGAATATTAGGATCATTATATTCATGTAGTGTTACTTTGTCCGACAAAATTATGTAATTAAATTACTAACATATTTTTTGGTCTGTgcaagaggacaaaaaaaagtccTTCTCGTTTTGAATACGTGAAAACTGGAAATAACCTAAAGGACGTAAAGGTCAGCAAGTTCGATGTCAAaacacctttcaacaaatttggACATGGCAGCCTGTTGtcagagtggaaaaaaaatgtaaaaaaaatattttaaagacatttttaaaaccAAGAGAATGAAATGTACATTGTGCCCTATATTAAAcgttatgatttaaaaaaaaaaaaaaaacaggacgtgCAATATGTGCATTAATGTTCATTTATTTAACCCGCCCTATGATTCGAGTCATATTTTACAAGACACCTTACCGTCGTCACCAGCTAAAAT contains these protein-coding regions:
- the phf5a gene encoding PHD finger-like domain-containing protein 5A, producing MAKHHPDLIFCRKQAGVAIGRLCEKCDGKCVICDSYVRPCTLVRICDECNYGSYQGRCVICGGPGVSDAYYCKECTIQEKDRDGCPKIVNLGSSKTDLFYERKKYGFKKR
- the tefa gene encoding TEF transcription factor, PAR bZIP family member a isoform X2 — encoded protein: MSTADIPEIFRAFLETPFTLPNFDTNETDKEKLGLDNDADLSGGGSEMGPSAALTPAIWDKTIPYDGENFHLEYMDLEEFLMENGIATSPEEEVTVKTEQVKSKPTDPASLTPVNELVKGDEEILIITNSETDITCDVTSEVTTDPATPDAVDPDDIQVDVNYEPDPTDLVLSSVPGGELFDPRKHKFADEDLKPQPMIKKAKKVFVPDEQKDEKYWHRRKKNNVAAKRSRDARRLKENQITVRAAFLERENSALRTEVADLRKECGRYKNVVGKYEVKFGKFALPEDV
- the tefa gene encoding TEF transcription factor, PAR bZIP family member a isoform X1 translates to MSVEPIVVTLETATGAPTSFPVVLKKIMEMPPPNILAGDDETDKEKLGLDNDADLSGGGSEMGPSAALTPAIWDKTIPYDGENFHLEYMDLEEFLMENGIATSPEEEVTVKTEQVKSKPTDPASLTPVNELVKGDEEILIITNSETDITCDVTSEVTTDPATPDAVDPDDIQVDVNYEPDPTDLVLSSVPGGELFDPRKHKFADEDLKPQPMIKKAKKVFVPDEQKDEKYWHRRKKNNVAAKRSRDARRLKENQITVRAAFLERENSALRTEVADLRKECGRYKNVVGKYEVKFGKFALPEDV
- the tefa gene encoding TEF transcription factor, PAR bZIP family member a isoform X3; translated protein: MSTADIPEIFRAFLETPFTLPNFDTNETDKEKLGLDNDADLSGGGSEMGPSAALTPAIWDKTIPYDGENFHLEYMDLEEFLMENGIATSPEEEVTVKTEQVKSKPTDPASLTPVNELVKGDEEILIITNSETDITCDVTSEVTTDPATPDAVDPDDIQVDVNYEPDPTDLVLSSVPGGELFDPRKHKFADEDLKPQPMIKKAKKVFVPDEQKDEKYWHRRKKNNVAAKRSRDARRLKENQITVRAAFLERENSALRTEVADLRKECGRYKNVVGKYEVKFGKL